One Gossypium hirsutum isolate 1008001.06 chromosome A08, Gossypium_hirsutum_v2.1, whole genome shotgun sequence genomic window, AATGCAATTCCCCCATCTTCTTAACTCCAGTAGGATGAAGAACCAACAAAGGATAAGAATGTGTGTAGACACGACCTGCTTCCAATGTGGAAATACGAATCCTAACCTTCCCAATCTTCAGGTCCTTGTTTCCATTTGAACCCTTTTCTCCAAGCTGGCTGTTGTCGAATACACCAACGGTGAGAACGGTTGCTGGATCAAATACTTCCCAAGTGTACTGCTCATTGTATTTTGGAGATAAATTGTCAACAAGGGTGCGAGTGCGGACCCATTTGTGACCATATTTTGCCACACAGTAGGTATCTGATGTTCCCCTCCCGTCTCGTGTTTTCATAGGATGGAGACCTACAGCATTTAAGATGCCAAGTTCCAGGACACCAATTGGTGGCCTCCAGAGTTGCTTTGCCGTTGGGCGGAGATCACTGCTGTAGTGAGTAGATTCATCAAGTACATGATATCCTCCATCTAAACAAACACGAAGATGGATGCGGCTAGAAAACTTCTCTTTCTTCAATTGATCTACATCAACAGCAACTGGCTTCTCAAGGTTGAACCAACGAGAATGAATAATTCGATCATCAGCACGCTTGTCTACGGAGTTCAATGGTATAATGACCCTCCCAATGATCTCGTCTTTTCCAGGAGCCACACGATCCTCAACGGAAAGAGCCAAATGATCTTCAAAGGGTTCAGCAGCAACAAACAGAAGATCCTCATTCCAGATGGCATTCAGAGTCCGAGCCTGACATGGCTTTGTTTTAAGAACCTGGTGGCCTATTTGTGCCTTAACATACACATCAGGGAAACGGTTTTTCTCTGTTGGCACAAGGTCTTGTGCCTCAACAATATTGACGCGCACATACCACAACCGCGGTGAATGATATACTTTTGAACGTAGCACTGCGAATGTAGCAGGTGAGCTATCAACCGGTGTAGCTGCATCAGAGTGCCACGCATCAGAAAAAGCCTCGTCTGCTTGAGTTCCTATCCAGACAGCAAGCATCAGCTCACCCTTTACCTTGTCTCCTTTCTTATCCTCAAGCCGGTACCACTGTGGAGCCAGAGGACTATCTGGTGGGACACGTAATGGGACCTCATTGATGTCGAACCTTACAATTCCAACAGTCTCATCTTTGACCATAGACTTGTCCTTGATTACAACTTCTAGAATAGAAGCTTGCATTCGATCCCTTGAAAAGGCGAATACCTGGTTCCACTCAGGATTTTGTTTCTTCTCAAAGTGCTTTGTTATGCCTTTGTAGTTCCCAACCTTTACCTCCACAAAGGGATCAATACCCCCGGTAACATCCACTGAAGGAAGTTCCCCAGCCTTGACAACCCTTACATAGAGAAAATGCATCCGCTCAACAAGATCATAAGTACTTGCAGTCTTGTCTGCATGGATAACACGGCCCCCCACAACTCTTCCCCCTCCAAGAAAGGGACTGGTTTCTTTAAGTGCAAAATCAACTGGTTGTGCAGATGCTGCAGAATACATCCGGACGAGCTTTGGTGGAGGTGGTTCCGGTTTCATCTCATCGGCTATATGCTTTGGTACGTGATGATGATGACCAGCAGGATCAGaagaatgatgatgatgatgatgatgatcctGCTGGTGTAGATTTGGGTTGGGAAGATGATGAAAGGTGTGTCTGCTTGATTCAACTCTGTCTTTCATGACCGAGCTTTGAACTGTTTGGGCATGGATCTGAGTCACATGGGATTCATTAGTAGCCAAAGATTCAACAGCAGGTGCAGGGATTGAGGACTTTATAGATGGATCATCTGTAATATAAACTTTTAAGCCAAGCTCTCCTCTAACACGTGAAAATATACCACGCTTTTCCAAAGGGTAATGCAAGACAACAGCATCAGAGTAGGGAACAAATGAAGTCCCAGTTAGACAAACCTTACCGAGAAACGCTCTGGTGTTAGTACCTCTGATATTATTATAGACATAGGCTTCAAGAGTATGAAAATGGAGCATTGAAGGATCAGAGATGTTGAAATAAAAACTCTCATTCCAAACAGGATTGAGATCCTTTTCCTTGATAGTGGTACGGTACTTCTGACCATCAAAGTAGAGCTCCACAAAAGCACTGGATGAACCTTGCCCATCTTTAGGCAAAAGATTGTGGGCACTGACCACATCAACACCTAGCTTAAGGTTGCTCATCTGATGTTGTAAGAATGTGAGCTTGTAGAAGGAAATATGGCTAAAGGTACCTGCAGCAGCAATAAGAAAATGTTGCTATTATTATCATCTATGAACATCAGAAACAGAAATCCAAAACATTGCAGCGAATGGAAACAAAATCACATGAAAAACTCATTGACATTACTCTTGAATGAGACTTATTGATTGTGATGGAATTTAATGTTACCTTAGgaaattatcatacattcacagGAGCCTTCACTTTTCAGGGTAATGCAGGCACTGTTCACATAAGGAGAACATACAGTAGCAAAGAAAAATTGATCACAACAAGCAAAACAAATGGGAAACCAATCAGATACAGTGACACAAGGATGGGACTTGTTCATAGAAAACATGGCCCATTTAAATGTATGTTcagcttataattttttttctgcaAAAAATAAATGAAGCCTCGGAAAATGGCGACTTTATAATAGCAATGCAAGAATTCCAAACACTTTGAGGGAAAAAGAAGTTGGTGTTTTCGTATCTACTTCCATGttcatgaattaattattaataaaaaacatTTTCAGATTGCTAACCAAAAATATcaagtttaaaatattaatttgactTCTAAAAAGAAGTAAAGAAACAAAAAAGTCggtgctctttttttttttttaaagaaaacaaaagtgCATGAGCGAAGCTCCCTCGTAAGGGAAAATCTAAAAcatgaattatattattttaaaagaaaatgacgCGATTACTTTGCACTTTGCACATGATCATTCTGCACTGTTTAAGCTAAAGATCCTTACACCACGCTTACAACACATGAGTTTTTGCCCAGATTATACGCCATTAAACTATAGAATCTCAACAACTGTCTTCATCCTCAACAACAAAAAGAGTAAACAAAAGAATATTGCTTGTAAAGTaataaaagaacaaagaaaagctTTAACCGCTTAATCTCCAAATAAATAACTCAGTGCACACAGAAAAAAGAACAATGTAAAATTGCTAATTAATTCCCTCAGTTTTCTCGGCAGCCAAACAGAGGTTAAAGTAACGATAGTTACATGAAAAATTCTATTTAACATTAAGAAATAAATTCACCACTAAATGCGCGCAAcagattagaaaaaaaaaactgaagaaAATGAAGGTAAGGCCAATATTAGTTCTCTCGAGCTTCTCATTGAAATGCCGCCATTcaccaaaagaaaatcaaaactaatgataaaaacaaatttgaaattCACCTGCTCTGAAATGCGAGCTGAAAGTGAGACGTCTTAAAACTTGAAACGTTTCAGAAAGAAATGGCAAGCTCGCTCCCTCGATCCGTCTACATAAAATTAACTTGGCATTTGCAACGCATTAAAGTTTCTGAGAAAAGTAAAAGAGAGGAGTTAATGAGTAATTGCCTTATTGCAGGTTAAAGGCAATGCACGGTAATCGAGGACAGAGTGATACAGGAAGAAGAAAACAACAATGCAGCCATTTGataaagaacaagaagaaaaaaaaagagcaagTAGACGTCGTTTTCGATTCTGATTCGTCGTTTTTGACTCTTTTTAAGATTTTCAATTGGGACTGATCATACGCacgaaaaaataaaacatatcaaaacttCTAACATTatattaataccaaaatttttaactttatcGAAACTTCTAAcattttaattagaaatttttatattttcttttttacgaTAAGATTTTCGTAAGGCCTGCGTTCTTCGTTGGGTACATCTTATATCTTGTGGTAGTGATACCAACCAGATCTTTACCACTGGCTGTACTATATTTGGAGGATTTCTTTTCGTgcccaatatttttttaaaatttacaaatatttattttaataaactaaattttatattGTCAATTAAATATATCgcaattgaaaatttattaaaacatatttacttttattaagtaataaatattaatacaaaagttttttttatttttttatttttttatttttttaatgaaataatacaataatatataatctccagatataaaattttaagctttttaaTTTATCTGCATGTGGCTTGGTTTTAATataaatcttttataaatatattttatgggcttttttttctttttaatttgtgaaTCTATTTTTTAGGAATTTTTGTTGTATGAATAGAGGATAATGTATATTGTTGTTGAAACTCAACcggttaaaaataatttctcgtaGAAAATCTCAGAAAATGAGTGACTCTTCGTCGGCTTCTTAATCTGTTTCTATTTTAAGAGTATTatagaataataaattatttcacgAGTCAATTTAGACCTGtgttgttttaaattttatatttttttgttgttttatattgtttaataaatatttacttttaGAAGTGTTTGtttgttcttttaatactttttttgtcttgcttttttaaatgattttagaGATGGTTTTGTCACCGTCTTAGTCAATTTTATGAATGATCAATTCTTTTATCGATTTTTGTCCATCGCTTTAAATGATTCAAGACTGATTTTCTTATCGTATTAAGTACTTACAATCACTCCAGATACGTCGTGCTTGAGTTATGATAAAATCAATCGTTAACATgacataatattttattaatactaAGGTTGAAACATTTATTGTGTTAACAAAATCTATTTTTTACgagtaattatttattttttccacaAATTACATCATcttatttttggaataaattaataaattttcctttaaaaaatttaaacattaaattggCTTCTTGTTTTTAGTATACTCACCTAATGCTAATTGTTGGCCGGCAAATGGAAGTGCTT contains:
- the LOC107962970 gene encoding FT-interacting protein 3, translated to MSNLKLGVDVVSAHNLLPKDGQGSSSAFVELYFDGQKYRTTIKEKDLNPVWNESFYFNISDPSMLHFHTLEAYVYNNIRGTNTRAFLGKVCLTGTSFVPYSDAVVLHYPLEKRGIFSRVRGELGLKVYITDDPSIKSSIPAPAVESLATNESHVTQIHAQTVQSSVMKDRVESSRHTFHHLPNPNLHQQDHHHHHHHSSDPAGHHHHVPKHIADEMKPEPPPPKLVRMYSAASAQPVDFALKETSPFLGGGRVVGGRVIHADKTASTYDLVERMHFLYVRVVKAGELPSVDVTGGIDPFVEVKVGNYKGITKHFEKKQNPEWNQVFAFSRDRMQASILEVVIKDKSMVKDETVGIVRFDINEVPLRVPPDSPLAPQWYRLEDKKGDKVKGELMLAVWIGTQADEAFSDAWHSDAATPVDSSPATFAVLRSKVYHSPRLWYVRVNIVEAQDLVPTEKNRFPDVYVKAQIGHQVLKTKPCQARTLNAIWNEDLLFVAAEPFEDHLALSVEDRVAPGKDEIIGRVIIPLNSVDKRADDRIIHSRWFNLEKPVAVDVDQLKKEKFSSRIHLRVCLDGGYHVLDESTHYSSDLRPTAKQLWRPPIGVLELGILNAVGLHPMKTRDGRGTSDTYCVAKYGHKWVRTRTLVDNLSPKYNEQYTWEVFDPATVLTVGVFDNSQLGEKGSNGNKDLKIGKVRIRISTLEAGRVYTHSYPLLVLHPTGVKKMGELHLAIRFTCISFVNMLYQYSRPLLPKMHYVRPFSVMQLDMLRHQAVNIVAARLGRAEPPLRKEVIEYMSDVDSHLWSMRKSKANFFRLMTVFSGLFAIGKWFGDICMWKNPITTVLVHVLFLMLACLPELILPTVFLYMFLIGVWNFRYRPRYPPHMNTKVSQAEAVHPDELDEEFDTFPTSKSPELVRMRYDRLRSVAGRIQTVIGDIATQGERFQALLSWRDPRATAIFITFCLIAAIVLFVTPFQVIAALAGFYAMRHPRFRYRLPAVPINFFRRLPARTDSML